One window of Lepeophtheirus salmonis chromosome Z, UVic_Lsal_1.4, whole genome shotgun sequence genomic DNA carries:
- the LOC121130101 gene encoding uncharacterized protein has translation MNTFVLCSVLLSYALLIDAGLVRVRRDDPLTNYDDVFVGQASGLNPVSTQFDGSSGSFSGSSSFGGSISHTSPIRQEAIISETNNPPGTLGDNSDFSYAFETENGIKQQVVGSTIDVGGKSVVVMKGSYEYIGDDGQIYVVDWIADENGFQPSGPHIPKEIIDAVQAQIVFASDGGSSFNSGSSSGSSFNDDSLLNTGFSSGSNFNGGFSLNSGSPTGSNFNSDSSFSPASFSESIINDDSLLNTGFSSGSNFNVGSTLNSGPHSGSNFNSDSSFNPGSFSGSIINDDSLLNTGFSSGPNFNVGSSLNYGSHSGSNFNSDSSFNPGASSGSSFNGDSSFNPESSIGSSFNGDSSFNPGSSFNGDSSFNPGSSFNGDSSFNPGSFSDSSFNSGSGNGFQGQFNGFEGQFDEFEGQLDGFEGQFDEFEGQLNGFEGQSSRLNSIGAASRNFPVNTSPILPSYPS, from the exons ATGAACACATTT GTGTTGTGCTCTGTCCTTTTGAGCTATGCTCTTCTCATCGACGCAGGACTCGTTAGAGTTCGACGTGATGATCCCCTTACTAATTATGATGATGTTTTCGTTGGACAAGCTTCTGGTTTGAATCCTGTAAGCACTCAATTTGATGGTTCTTCTGGATCCTTCAGTGGATCATCTTCCTTCGGTGGATCAATCTCTCACACTTCTCCCATTCGCCAAGAAGCCATTATCAGTGAGACGAATAATCCTCCAGGAACCCTAGGAGACAACAGTGACTTCAGCTATGCCTTCGAAACCGAAAATGGAATTAAGCAACAGGTTGTTGGATCCACTATTGATGTTGGAGGGAAATCTGTTGTTGTCATGAAGGGATCTTATGAATACATTGGTGATGATGGTCAAATCTACGTCGTCGACTGGATCGCTGATGAGAATGGTTTCCAACCCTCTGGTCCCCATATTCCCAAGGAAATTATTGATGCTGTTCAAGCTCAAATTGTTTTTGCTTCTGACGGTGGTTCCTCCTTCAATTCTGGATCTTCCAGTGGATCTAGCTTCAACGATGACTCGCTCTTAAATACTGGTTTTTCTAGTGGATCTAACTTTAACGGTGGATTTTCCTTAAATTCTGGATCTCCCACTGGATCTAACTTCAACAGTGATTCTTCCTTCAGCCCTGCATCTTTTAGTGAATCTATTATCAACGATGACTCGCTCTTAAATACTGGTTTTTCTAGTGGATCTAATTTTAACGTCGGATCTACATTAAATTCTGGACCTCATAGTGGATCTAACTTCAACAGTGATTCTTCCTTCAATCCTGGGTCTTTTAGTGGATCTATTATCAATGATGACTCGCTCTTAAATACTGGTTTTTCTAGTGGACCTAATTTTAACGTTGGATCTTCATTAAATTATGGATCTCATAGTGGATCTAACTTCAACAGTGATTCTTCCTTCAATCCTGGGGCTTCAAGTGGATCTAGCTTCAATGGTGATTCTTCCTTCAATCCTGAATCTTCCATTGGATCTAGTTTCAACGGTGATTCTTCCTTCAATCCTGGGTCTAGTTTCAACGGTGATTCTTCCTTCAATCCTGGATCTAGTTTCAACGGTGATTCTTCCTTCAATCCTGGATCTTTCAGTGACTCATCTTTCAATTCCGGATCCGGCAATGGATTCCAAGGACAATTTAATGGATTTGAAGGGCAATTTGATGAATTTGAAGGACAATTGGATGGATTTGAAGGGCAATTTGATGAATTTGAAGGACAATTGAATGGATTTGAAGGACAATCTAGTAGATTAAACTCCATCGGTGCAGCATCAAGAAACTTCCCTGTCAACACTAGCCCCATTTTGCCCTCTTACCCCAGCTAA